From Candoia aspera isolate rCanAsp1 chromosome 4, rCanAsp1.hap2, whole genome shotgun sequence, a single genomic window includes:
- the LOC134496384 gene encoding olfactory receptor 10A7-like has translation MNMNATSITYFIFLGFPSHSQVQILMFIFMFSVYVISVTGNCLIIIITWADIILHTPMYFFLKLLSFLEICYISVTLPKMLHNLLSGDRTISFSGCAVQMYFLLFLGTVECFLLAAMSYDRYIAICLPLRYATLMSKEVCIYLTLASWLSGFFLPLVNTGWAFSLPYCGSNEINHFFCDFPPVLKLACVDTSLNELVMLVSSLAITLIPCIFILLTYICILGAILRMTSTKARQKVFSTCSSHLIMVLIFYGTASFMYLHPKSTYAMERDKFLSLLYTVLTPMLNPIIYTLRNTEVKKSLRRMLRRKILF, from the coding sequence ATGAATATGAATGCAACTTCCattacctattttatttttcttggattTCCTAGCCATTCACAGGTTCAGATTCTcatgtttatatttatgttttctgTTTATGTTATCAGTGTAACCGGTAACTGTCTCATTATTATTATCACTTGGGCAGACATAATCCTTCATACacccatgtatttcttcctgaAACTCCTGTCGTTCTTGGAGATATGCTATATCTCAGTCACCCTTCCTAAAATGTTGCATAACCTCCTCTCTGGAGACAGGACCATCTCATTCAGTGGCTGTGCAGTTCAGATGTATTTTCTCTTATTCCTAGGGACAGTTGAGTGCTTTCTCCTGGCTGCTATGTCTTACGACCGGTACATTGCAATCTGCTTGCCCTTACGTTATGCAACACTGATGTCTAAAGAAGTTTGCATCTATCTAACTTTGGCTTCATGGCTGAGTGGCTTTTTTCTACCACTCGTGAATACAGGTTGGGCATTCAGCTTACCGTACTGCGGTTCTAATGAAAtcaaccatttcttctgtgacTTTCCACCAGTTTTGAAGCTAGCTTGTGTTGACACATCGCTAAACGAATTAGTGATGCTAGTGAGCAGTTTGGCTATCACTCTGATACCTTGTATCTTCATCCTCCTAACCTATATTTGCATCCTTGGTGCCATATTAAGGATGACTTCAACAAAAGCTAGGCAGAAGGTATTCTCTACATGTTCTTCACATCTTATCATGGTGCTTATTTTCTATGGAACAGCCAGCTTTATGTATCTACACCCAAAATCCACTTATGCAATGGAGAGGGATAAATTTCTCTCCCTTCTGTATACTGTTTTAACACCAATGCTAAACCCTATTATCTACACCTTGAGGAATACAGAAGTGAAAAAATCTCTGAGAAGAAtgttaagaagaaaaatattgttcTGA
- the LOC134496385 gene encoding olfactory receptor 6B1-like, whose translation MARKESDNQTVVTEFLLLGFKTRPELQIVLFVVFLAIYMATVFGNILIVAVVLTNHNLHKPMYFFLGNLSVSEICYSSVIVPRTLVSFIRDYHGISFSGCFLQFYFMGSFACFECYLLSTMSFDRYLAICKPLSYVTIMNHRLCVQLSLVSWMIGFVSTSFTTLFASQLIFCGPNEMDHFFCDYSPLLFLACSDSYQAETSMSVLGSACTMPALLMTLASYVCIIRTILRIPSISGRRKAFSTCSSHLIVVAIFYGTLIIVYTLPKSNRLNNLNKVFSVLYTVLTPMMNPFIYTLRNREFKDALRKVTNNIVSSRRVQNTQCN comes from the coding sequence ATGGCAAGAAAAGAAAGTGACAATCAAACAGTTGTGACAGAATTTTTGCTTCTAGGGTTCAAAACTCGTCCTGAACTTCAGATTGTCCTCTTTGTGGTGTTTTTAGCAATTTATATGGCAACAGTATTTGGAAACATCCTCATAGTTGCAGTAGTTCTCACTAATCATAATCTTCATAAGCCCATGTATTTCTTTCTGGGAAACCTGTCTGTTTCAGAAATTTGCTACAGTTCTGTAATCGTCCCTAGGACTCTAGTCAGTTTTATAAGGGATTACCATGGGATTTCTTTTAGTGGATGTTTCCTCCAGTTCTATTTCATGGGCTCTTTTGCTTGCTTTGAGTGTTATCTCTTATCCACCATGTCTTTTGACAGGTATTTAGCCATATGTAAACCCTTGTCCTATGTAACAATCATGAACCATAGGTTATGTGTTCAGTTGTCCCTAGTGTCTTGGATGATAGGTTTTGTGTCTACTTCATTCACTACACTCTTTGCTTCTCAGTTAATTTTCTGTGGTCCGAATGAAATGGACCATTTCTTTTGTGATTATTCACCACTTTTATTTCTTGCTTGTAGTGACAGTTACCAAGCAGAAACATCGATGTCTGTCCTAGGTTCTGCTTGCACAATGCCAGCCTTGTTGATGACCTTGGCTTCCTATGTTTGCATCATTAGAACCATTTTAAGAATTCCTTCCATCTCTGGCAGAAGAAAAGCATTTTCTACCTGTTCTTCTCATCTCATTGTGGTTGCAATCTTCTATGGAACCCTGATCATTGTTTACACATTACCAAAAAGCAACAGACTGAACAATCTGAACAAAGTGTTCTCTGTTCTTTACACAGTCCTGACTCCTATGATGAATCCCTTTATTTACACCTTGAGGAACAGAGAATTCAAGGATGCTCTCAGGAAAGTCACTAACAATATTGTATCTTCAAGAAGAGTTCAAAACACCCAGTGTAATTAA